From one Sciurus carolinensis chromosome 9, mSciCar1.2, whole genome shotgun sequence genomic stretch:
- the Igsf10 gene encoding immunoglobulin superfamily member 10, which translates to MGSRIHVYPNGSLLIGSVTEEDGGDYVCVARNGAGDDLSLMHVSLRLTPARINGKQHLARQVRQGKDFRVDCKASGSPQPAISWSLPDGRRIDQAGLAEDGGPRTGRYRLFDNGTLHVGAVGVAEEGDYTCHAQNTLGRDEMRVRLTVLTAAPRITRGSPASVRVAAGDTAVLDCEVVGEPRPRMFWLLPSGHTVSSSSGRYAFHANGSLWVREVRTRDSGEYVCVARNPSGGDARAYAVEVASRPPRINGVAARRTVVSATALRHSRKLLHCRAEGQPPPRVRWLMPDGVELAAPYRGGRVAVHANGTLEIRNARPSDAADFTCVARNAGGESELLVRLAVRDLLRRPTFRSPSNQRVAAPLGRPAALNCSADGNPPPEIIWMLPNGTRLSPGRPDSRHLIASNGSLLFRKTTRQDAGRYRCAARNQVGYIEKLVVLEVGQTPVILTYAPRTVSSAAGDSLWLHCVSDGIPKPHIKWTTPSGSVLDRPQGNGRYTLHENGTLAIKAATAQDRGNYVCQAQNSVGQALITVPVSIVAYPPRITSRPPSSILTRTGVAFQLHCVALGVPKPEVTWDTPDHSPLSRAREGLHPQGTLVLENPQTSDSGLYRCTARNALGSDYAATYVQVI; encoded by the coding sequence ATGGGCAGCCGAATCCACGTCTACCCAAACGGATCCCTGCTTATTGGATCCGTGACAGAGGAAGACGGTGGTGACTACGTGTGTGTGGCCAGGAACGGCGCGGGAGACGACCTGAGCCTGATGCACGTCAGCCTGAGGCTGACGCCCGCCAGGATCAACGGCAAGCAGCACCTCGCCAGGCAAGTGCGCCAGGGGAAGGACTTCCGGGTGGACTGCAAGGCCTCGGGCTCCCCGCAGCCTGCCATCTCCTGGAGTCTGCCCGACGGGAGGCGCATAGACCAGGCCGGGCTAGCGGAGGACGGCGGCCCCAGGACCGGGAGGTACAGGCTCTTCGACAACGGGACCCTGCACGTGGGCGCGGTCGGGGTGGCGGAGGAGGGAGACTACACCTGCCACGCGCAGAACACGCTGGGGAGGGACGAGATGCGGGTCCGCCTCACCGTCCTCACCGCCGCCCCGCGCATCACGCGGGGCTCCCCGGCCAGCGTCAGGGTGGCCGCCGGGGACACGGCCGTCCTGGACTGTGAGGTCGTGGGGGAGCCCAGGCCAAGGATGTTCTGGCTGCTCCCCTCGGGCCACACGGTCTCCTCCTCCAGCGGCCGGTACGCCTTCCACGCCAACGGGTCCCTGTGGGTCCGCGAGGTGCGGACGCGCGACTCGGGGGAGTACGTGTGCGTGGCGCGGAACCCCAGCGGCGGCGACGCCCGGGCCTACGCGGTGGAGGTGGCCTCGCGGCCTCCGCGCATCAACGGCGTGGCGGCCCGCAGGACGGTGGTGAGCGCCACGGCCCTGAGGCACTCCAGGAAGCTGCTGCACTGCCGCGCCGAGGGCCAGCCGCCGCCGCGCGTCCGCTGGCTCATGCCCGACGGCGTGGAGCTCGCGGCCCCCTACCGCGGGGGCAGGGTGGCCGTGCACGCCAACGGCACCCTGGAGATCCGCAACGCCAGGCCCTCGGACGCGGCCGACTTCACCTGCGTGGCGCGCAACGCCGGCGGGGAGAGCGAGCTGCTGGTGCGGCTGGCCGTGCGCGACCTGCTGCGCAGGCCCACCTTCCGGAGCCCCTCCAACCAGAGGGTGGCTGCCCCGCTCGGCCGGCCCGCCGCGCTCAACTGCTCGGCCGACGGCAACCCGCCGCCCGAGATCATCTGGATGCTGCCCAACGGCACCCGGCTATCGCCGGGGCGGCCCGACTCTCGGCACCTGATCGCCAGCAATGGCTCCCTCCTCTTCCGCAAAACAACTCGGCAGGATGCGGGCAGGTACCGGTGTGCAGCCAGGAACCAAGTGGGCTACATCGAGAAACTGGTCGTTCTGGAGGTTGGGCAGACACCGGTCATCCTGACCTATGCTCCGCGGACGGTAAGCAGCGCGGCTGGGGACTCTTTGTGGCTGCACTGTGTGTCTGATGGGATCCCGAAGCCACACATCAAATGGACCACGCCGAGTGGCTCTGTGCTGGACAGGCCTCAGGGCAACGGCAGGTACACCCTGCACGAAAACGGCACCTTGGCCATCAAAGCTGCAACAGCCCAGGACAGAGGGAATTACGTCTGTCAGGCGCAAAACAGCGTTGGCCAGGCACTGATCACGGTTCCAGTGAGCATCGTGGCCTACCCTCCCCGAATCACAAGTCGCCCACCCAGCAGCATCCTCACCAGGACAGGAGTGGCCTTCCAGCTCCACTGTGTGGCCCTGGGCGTCCCCAAGCCGGAAGTCACCTGGGACACGCCGGACCACTCCCCCCTCTCAAGGGCAAGAGAAGGGCTTCACCCACAAGGCACCCTAGTCCTTGAGAATCCCCAGACCTCGGACTCTGGGCTCTACAGGTGCACAGCAAGGAACGCACTTGGTAGTGATTATGCAGCAACTTACGTTCAAGTAATCtga